The Methanoregula boonei 6A8 genome has a window encoding:
- a CDS encoding type II toxin-antitoxin system HicB family antitoxin: protein MVSYTVIIETGKHNCSAYCPDLPGVIATGRTQEETFENMKSAITFHLEGLLEDNQEIPTPVSKAKTIRISRKHLCETVPA from the coding sequence ATGGTATCATATACCGTCATCATCGAAACCGGGAAACACAACTGTTCTGCGTACTGCCCGGATCTTCCCGGGGTAATCGCTACCGGGCGCACCCAGGAAGAAACCTTTGAGAATATGAAATCTGCAATAACGTTCCATCTTGAAGGACTGCTTGAAGACAATCAGGAGATTCCAACCCCGGTATCAAAAGCAAAAACCATTCGTATTTCCCGTAAGCATCTCTGCGAGACCGTGCCGGCATAA
- a CDS encoding ArsB/NhaD family transporter, translating into MRQVGRFSWRIWQVMLGGALAVLILGQIAPADALAAINIDVMVFLFGMFVVGEALSRSGYLDLLARQLFRHARTPGQLLFFVIFGFGLLSALLMNDTLAIIGTPLVLGLATRCRLPAKLLLLALAFAITTGSVASPIGNPQNLLVALDSGMGAPFVTFASHLLLPTILSLAAAWLILFFFYRKGWSSLLDKEAGADPAPESDPALSRIVKCSLAVLLILSGANIAASLLTGAIALPLPLIGIAAALPVILFSSQRIAVLKSIDWCTLVFFAAMFVLMAAVWETGFFQSLAGTAGVTSVPTILATSIILSQFISNVPFVALFTPLILQAGGGTTRLMALAAGSTIAGNVTILGAASNVIIIQQAESRGETLTFMEFMKIGVPLTLIQVGIYAVCLGVV; encoded by the coding sequence GTGCGGCAGGTGGGCCGGTTCTCCTGGCGTATCTGGCAGGTCATGCTCGGCGGAGCACTGGCAGTCCTCATCCTTGGCCAGATCGCCCCTGCTGACGCCCTTGCCGCAATCAACATCGATGTGATGGTCTTTCTCTTCGGCATGTTTGTCGTGGGAGAGGCACTCTCGCGGAGCGGGTACCTCGATCTTCTTGCCCGCCAGCTCTTCCGGCACGCCCGCACACCGGGCCAACTCCTCTTTTTTGTGATCTTTGGTTTCGGGCTCCTCTCTGCACTGCTCATGAACGATACCCTTGCCATCATCGGCACACCACTTGTACTCGGGCTTGCCACCCGGTGCCGTCTCCCGGCAAAGCTCCTGCTCCTTGCCCTTGCCTTTGCCATCACCACCGGGAGCGTGGCAAGCCCGATAGGAAACCCGCAGAACCTGCTCGTGGCCCTTGACAGCGGGATGGGCGCACCGTTTGTCACCTTTGCCTCCCACCTCCTCCTGCCAACGATCCTGTCCCTTGCCGCTGCGTGGCTGATCCTTTTTTTCTTTTACCGGAAAGGCTGGTCCAGTCTGCTGGATAAAGAGGCCGGCGCTGACCCTGCGCCGGAGTCGGACCCCGCCCTTTCCCGGATCGTGAAATGCTCGCTTGCAGTCCTCCTCATTCTTTCCGGCGCAAACATTGCCGCATCACTCCTGACCGGCGCGATTGCCCTCCCCCTGCCGCTCATTGGGATTGCCGCTGCACTCCCTGTCATTCTCTTCTCCTCACAACGGATCGCAGTGCTCAAATCCATCGACTGGTGCACGCTCGTTTTCTTTGCCGCGATGTTTGTCCTGATGGCCGCAGTCTGGGAGACCGGGTTTTTCCAGTCGCTCGCCGGCACCGCAGGAGTGACCTCGGTCCCCACAATCCTTGCGACAAGCATTATCCTCAGCCAGTTCATCTCGAACGTACCTTTTGTCGCCCTCTTTACGCCCCTCATCCTCCAGGCAGGGGGCGGGACCACCCGGCTCATGGCGCTTGCTGCCGGGAGCACGATTGCGGGCAACGTTACGATCCTCGGTGCTGCAAGCAACGTGATCATCATCCAGCAGGCCGAAAGCCGGGGGGAAACACTGACGTTTATGGAATTTATGAAGATCGGCGTGCCCCTGACACTAATACAGGTGGGGATATATGCGGTGTGCCTGGGGGTGGTGTAA
- a CDS encoding 2,5-diamino-6-(ribosylamino)-4(3H)-pyrimidinone 5'-phosphate reductase has translation MRPRVIVNVAMSADGKLSTRERRQVKISGNEDFARVDRLKAGCDAVAVGIGTVLADDPSLTVKSPDLRAERQREGRPEHPVRVVIDGRARTPPDASILVKGDGLRVIAVSERADPAKVEALRAKAAVITAGKDEVDLSRVLDELGQMGIRSLMVEGGGTLIAGFIRAGLADEIYTYIGSIVIGGKDAPTLADGGGWIRESDFARLVLADVTRIDDGVLLHWMVKRT, from the coding sequence ATGCGCCCCCGGGTTATCGTGAACGTGGCAATGAGCGCGGACGGGAAGCTCTCGACCCGCGAACGCCGGCAGGTGAAGATCTCCGGGAACGAGGACTTTGCCCGGGTGGACCGGCTCAAGGCCGGGTGCGATGCGGTGGCAGTCGGGATCGGGACTGTGCTTGCCGACGACCCGTCGCTCACGGTAAAAAGCCCGGATCTCAGGGCGGAACGGCAGCGTGAGGGGAGGCCGGAGCACCCGGTCCGGGTTGTGATCGACGGCAGGGCACGGACACCGCCGGATGCTTCGATCCTTGTCAAGGGAGACGGGCTGCGGGTCATCGCGGTCTCAGAGCGGGCCGACCCGGCAAAGGTAGAAGCGCTCCGGGCAAAGGCAGCGGTCATTACTGCCGGGAAAGACGAGGTGGATCTCTCCCGGGTGCTTGACGAACTGGGGCAAATGGGCATCCGGAGCCTGATGGTGGAGGGCGGAGGAACACTGATCGCCGGGTTTATCCGGGCCGGTCTCGCAGACGAGATCTACACCTACATCGGGAGTATCGTGATCGGCGGGAAAGACGCACCGACACTTGCCGATGGCGGGGGCTGGATCCGGGAATCGGATTTCGCCCGGCTCGTGCTTGCGGATGTGACCCGGATTGACGATGGAGTGCTCCTCCACTGGATGGTAAAACGGACCTGA
- a CDS encoding monovalent cation:proton antiporter family protein — MDFMLAAVAVIVLSVVLLYWGHRFGLPSIVSFLVIGMVAGPFGLALITDQTFIATLGEIGIVLLLFTIGLEFSFQSFLRSWRAVIIGGLVQICTTIVATTAINLAFQMPFNEALLFGFIVSLSSTAIVMKILQEKGEVDTLQGRTLLGILICQDLAIIPMMLIVPLLSGNSSGFDLAEAPYEIAKIALIFLIIVVLGYWLIPRFLFRVAKERSRELFLFTIAGICLVIAWLTSEAGLSFTLGAFIAGLIIGESDYNIDALGHIIPFRDVFAAIFFLSIGMLLNTGTMIDNFYFVIVTILGIFLVKILTGSFSAAVLGMPARVCIFTGLALAQIGEFSFVLAGTGRDAGVIAEPVYQVFLAGAIVTMAFTPFAMRASPWAVDLFYQLFPKRKTQAKFAATDEISPTENLSNHIIIAGYGITGKSVARAATLAGIPYMVIELNPEIIRQERSPYRPNFIFGDAVQEEVLEHAGIQHARTLIVTVSEEDAIPRIIRAARNLNQTVHILARTRHVRNAQHLLDLGADEVISEEFEAALEIFTRALKRYQIPDEEVTRIIERSKRLGTALFTRCADPTQQRRVQNFETLFRATHVHTVLVEEGSAVAGMTINELGLRERFGIREYGFRRGTLRFSTPDPGLRLEVGDTFVFFITDELAGKIIPLFSAPH; from the coding sequence ATGGACTTTATGCTTGCCGCCGTTGCTGTCATCGTTTTGTCCGTCGTCCTTTTGTACTGGGGCCACCGGTTTGGCCTGCCAAGCATTGTGAGTTTCCTTGTGATCGGGATGGTTGCCGGACCCTTCGGGCTTGCGCTTATCACCGACCAGACTTTCATTGCAACGCTGGGCGAGATCGGCATTGTGCTCCTGCTCTTTACCATCGGGTTAGAGTTCTCGTTCCAGTCCTTCCTGCGCTCGTGGCGTGCCGTTATCATCGGGGGCCTTGTCCAGATCTGCACAACCATTGTTGCAACAACCGCGATCAACCTTGCATTCCAGATGCCCTTTAACGAGGCGCTGCTGTTTGGGTTCATTGTCTCGCTCTCCAGTACCGCAATCGTAATGAAGATCCTCCAGGAAAAAGGCGAGGTGGACACGCTCCAGGGACGCACACTTCTTGGGATCCTGATCTGCCAGGACCTTGCCATCATCCCGATGATGCTAATTGTGCCGCTCCTTTCCGGGAACAGCTCGGGCTTTGACCTGGCCGAGGCCCCCTACGAAATTGCAAAGATCGCCCTGATCTTCCTTATTATCGTCGTTCTTGGGTACTGGCTTATTCCCCGGTTCCTCTTCCGGGTGGCAAAGGAGCGCAGCCGCGAGCTCTTCCTCTTTACCATTGCCGGGATCTGCCTGGTCATCGCGTGGCTCACCAGTGAAGCCGGCCTCTCGTTTACGCTTGGGGCATTCATCGCCGGCCTGATTATCGGGGAATCGGATTACAATATCGATGCCCTGGGCCACATCATCCCGTTCCGGGATGTCTTTGCTGCCATCTTCTTTCTCTCGATTGGGATGCTTTTGAACACGGGCACCATGATCGATAACTTCTATTTCGTCATAGTTACCATCCTTGGGATCTTCCTTGTCAAGATCCTGACCGGTTCCTTCTCTGCCGCGGTACTGGGGATGCCGGCCCGGGTCTGCATCTTTACCGGCCTTGCCCTTGCCCAGATAGGGGAGTTCTCCTTTGTCCTTGCCGGGACCGGGCGGGATGCCGGGGTCATTGCAGAGCCGGTGTACCAGGTCTTCCTTGCGGGTGCAATCGTAACCATGGCGTTCACGCCTTTTGCCATGCGGGCATCCCCGTGGGCAGTTGACCTCTTCTACCAGCTCTTCCCGAAGCGAAAGACCCAGGCAAAGTTTGCGGCAACTGACGAGATCTCACCCACGGAGAACCTGTCAAACCACATCATTATTGCCGGCTACGGGATCACCGGGAAAAGCGTGGCCCGGGCAGCAACCCTTGCCGGCATCCCCTACATGGTCATCGAGCTCAACCCCGAGATCATCCGGCAGGAGCGCTCCCCGTACCGCCCCAACTTTATTTTCGGTGATGCGGTGCAGGAAGAGGTGCTCGAACATGCCGGGATACAACACGCACGGACGCTGATTGTAACGGTGTCCGAAGAGGATGCAATCCCCCGGATCATCCGTGCGGCCCGCAACCTCAACCAGACCGTGCATATCCTTGCCCGGACCCGGCATGTGAGAAATGCCCAGCACCTGCTCGACCTCGGGGCCGACGAGGTGATCTCGGAGGAGTTCGAAGCGGCCCTTGAGATCTTCACCCGCGCCCTTAAGCGCTACCAGATCCCTGATGAAGAAGTCACGAGGATCATCGAGCGGTCAAAGCGGCTGGGAACCGCCCTTTTTACCCGGTGCGCCGATCCCACCCAGCAGCGCAGGGTGCAGAACTTCGAGACGCTCTTTAGGGCCACCCATGTCCACACCGTGCTCGTGGAGGAGGGGTCTGCGGTGGCAGGAATGACAATTAACGAACTTGGCCTACGGGAGCGCTTTGGCATCCGGGAATACGGGTTTCGCCGGGGGACGCTGCGTTTTAGCACGCCCGATCCCGGCCTGCGCCTTGAAGTGGGCGACACGTTTGTCTTTTTTATCACTGATGAGCTCGCGGGAAAGATCATCCCCCTCTTTTCGGCCCCGCACTAG
- a CDS encoding cation:proton antiporter domain-containing protein, with amino-acid sequence MDVILAVVCLGILTVALLFLGRRFKIPSIVCFLVIGMLAGPYALSIVSDQSTIETIGEIGVILLLFTIGLEFSFERLLKAWRVVVIGGAFQVCTTIVVAALILHMINGVMFTEAIFFGFLVSLSSTAIVMKILQDRGEVETVPGRTLLGILIFQDLAVIPMLLLTPVLMGSSISTASLPFEIIKVIAILAILIVSAHWVVPWVMYRVARQKNRELFVFTIAGICFAVAWLTNAAGLSYSLGAFMAGLIIGESEFSIDAVSNIIPFRDVFAAIFFISIGMLLDTSVILSQLSIVITLLAIILVAKVLTGSVASAILGMPTRVSIFVGLALAQIGEFSFVLAKNGVDSNLMGPGPYQFFLAAAIITMALTPFTMNMAFPVTNLLYRLFPDRIKRPDPRKDASGPAPEELSGHIVIVGYGMTGKSVARAAEILGIPYNAIDMDPDVVARERAADTHHEIIFGDATHREILEYAGIERARALVVVISEQNVVPGIIHLAREMAPSIYIVVRTRHVNDVRQLLDLGADEVIPEEFETSVRIFSRVLAKYTLPESDIDTLTKVVRGNGYRMFSRAHDPLPSGNQDPERAFGDLHIHTLEVGAGAPSVGKTLRQLDPWNTRGVGILAIRRGAASVTSPHPDLIVLPGDVLILYGSETNISRFRPLVAGPAKTA; translated from the coding sequence ATGGATGTAATTCTGGCCGTTGTCTGTCTGGGGATCCTGACTGTCGCACTCCTCTTTCTGGGCCGGCGGTTCAAGATTCCAAGTATTGTCTGTTTTCTTGTTATCGGCATGCTTGCCGGCCCCTACGCGCTCTCGATTGTAAGCGATCAGTCCACGATTGAGACGATCGGCGAGATCGGGGTCATCCTCCTGCTTTTTACCATTGGCTTAGAGTTCTCCTTCGAACGGCTGCTCAAGGCATGGCGGGTTGTCGTGATCGGCGGGGCATTCCAGGTCTGCACGACCATTGTTGTTGCAGCCCTGATCCTGCACATGATTAACGGTGTCATGTTCACCGAGGCAATCTTTTTTGGGTTCCTGGTCTCGCTCTCCAGTACCGCTATTGTCATGAAGATCCTCCAGGATCGCGGGGAAGTCGAGACGGTCCCGGGAAGGACGCTCCTTGGGATCCTGATCTTCCAGGACCTTGCCGTCATCCCGATGCTCCTCCTGACCCCTGTCCTGATGGGCAGCAGTATCTCCACGGCATCCCTCCCCTTTGAGATCATAAAAGTCATCGCCATTCTCGCGATCCTGATAGTCTCTGCTCACTGGGTGGTACCGTGGGTCATGTACCGTGTGGCACGACAGAAGAACCGCGAACTTTTTGTTTTTACCATCGCCGGGATCTGTTTTGCCGTTGCCTGGCTCACGAACGCCGCCGGTCTTTCGTATTCCCTTGGCGCGTTCATGGCCGGCCTTATTATCGGGGAATCCGAGTTCAGCATCGATGCAGTCAGCAACATCATCCCGTTCCGCGATGTCTTTGCCGCCATCTTCTTTATCTCGATCGGGATGCTCCTTGATACCAGTGTTATCCTGTCGCAGCTCTCGATCGTCATAACCCTTCTTGCGATCATCCTTGTCGCAAAAGTACTGACCGGATCGGTTGCTTCGGCAATTCTTGGAATGCCGACCCGCGTCTCGATCTTTGTTGGCCTTGCGCTTGCCCAGATCGGGGAGTTCTCGTTTGTGCTGGCAAAAAATGGCGTGGACTCAAACCTGATGGGGCCCGGGCCGTACCAGTTCTTCCTTGCCGCGGCTATCATTACGATGGCACTTACGCCGTTTACCATGAATATGGCATTCCCGGTAACCAACCTGCTGTACCGCCTCTTCCCCGACCGGATCAAACGGCCGGATCCCCGGAAGGACGCATCAGGGCCCGCTCCCGAGGAACTCTCTGGCCATATCGTTATTGTCGGGTATGGGATGACCGGCAAAAGCGTTGCCCGGGCCGCCGAGATCCTTGGCATCCCCTACAATGCTATTGACATGGATCCGGATGTGGTTGCACGGGAACGCGCTGCTGACACCCACCATGAGATCATCTTCGGGGACGCCACCCATCGGGAGATCCTTGAATACGCCGGCATAGAGCGGGCCCGGGCACTCGTCGTGGTCATTTCGGAACAGAACGTGGTCCCCGGGATCATCCATCTGGCCCGGGAGATGGCGCCCTCGATCTACATCGTTGTCCGCACGCGCCATGTCAACGATGTACGCCAGCTCCTGGATCTTGGGGCAGACGAAGTGATCCCGGAGGAGTTTGAGACTTCGGTACGGATCTTCTCCCGGGTGCTTGCCAAATACACCCTTCCCGAGAGCGATATCGACACCCTCACCAAGGTGGTCCGGGGAAACGGTTACCGGATGTTTTCCCGGGCGCACGACCCCCTGCCCTCGGGTAATCAGGATCCCGAAAGAGCGTTTGGCGACCTCCACATCCATACGCTCGAGGTCGGGGCCGGTGCGCCCTCGGTGGGAAAAACCCTGCGGCAGCTGGACCCCTGGAATACCCGGGGGGTAGGGATCCTTGCCATCCGCCGCGGGGCAGCATCAGTGACCTCCCCCCATCCCGACCTCATCGTACTGCCCGGGGATGTCCTCATCCTTTACGGCAGCGAGACCAACATCAGCCGGTTCCGGCCCCTTGTGGCCGGCCCGGCAAAAACGGCCTGA
- a CDS encoding DHH family phosphoesterase, whose product MPPPSASDDDAGLARAVASRSAHVVHLTHNDLDAVGADAIHRMRFGDDGVFTIWSSVGKFPSLFALIASSPGKGDLLSISDLGCQRDTAATAARARANGWVIEWRDHHRWREEEIAGVRNTVSLLHIDTEVCATGIVAKDLAPENPLAAEVARVVCDYDLWRHADPRSAVLGEVLQRKKNREHVRDCLAAGVFSDPIIEREYAEIQAEMGTMMARSLSHATFLGKKYRIVFAPLYGYPSETAHFIRKEKGTDIEVIIGKDGKFSIRSVPPVSHLIAREFGGGGHPHASGGSFSFTVVERFTWWLFKKSRHFDELVKVAEAL is encoded by the coding sequence ATGCCCCCTCCTTCTGCCTCCGATGATGATGCCGGCCTGGCCCGCGCCGTAGCATCGCGCAGCGCCCACGTGGTCCACCTGACCCACAATGATCTCGATGCCGTTGGTGCCGATGCTATCCACCGGATGAGGTTTGGGGATGATGGCGTGTTTACGATCTGGAGCTCGGTGGGAAAATTCCCCTCCCTTTTTGCGCTCATCGCCTCCTCCCCGGGGAAAGGAGACCTTCTTTCCATCTCCGACCTGGGCTGCCAGCGGGACACCGCGGCAACAGCCGCCCGGGCCCGCGCAAACGGCTGGGTGATCGAATGGCGGGACCACCACCGCTGGCGTGAGGAGGAGATCGCAGGTGTCAGGAATACCGTATCCCTCCTTCATATCGATACGGAAGTCTGTGCCACCGGGATTGTAGCAAAGGATCTTGCACCGGAGAACCCCCTGGCTGCCGAGGTGGCAAGAGTAGTCTGTGATTACGACCTCTGGAGGCATGCCGATCCCCGGTCCGCGGTGCTGGGGGAAGTGCTCCAGAGAAAGAAGAACCGGGAGCATGTCCGGGACTGCCTGGCAGCCGGGGTCTTTTCCGATCCCATCATCGAACGGGAGTACGCGGAGATCCAGGCCGAGATGGGAACCATGATGGCCCGCAGCCTCTCCCATGCAACGTTCCTTGGGAAGAAATACCGTATCGTCTTTGCCCCGCTCTACGGGTACCCGAGCGAGACTGCGCATTTCATACGAAAGGAAAAAGGGACCGATATCGAGGTAATCATTGGAAAGGACGGGAAGTTCTCGATCCGGTCGGTCCCCCCCGTCAGCCACCTTATTGCCCGGGAGTTCGGTGGCGGCGGCCATCCTCATGCATCCGGGGGGAGTTTCTCCTTTACGGTGGTCGAACGGTTCACGTGGTGGCTTTTCAAGAAAAGCCGGCATTTCGACGAACTGGTAAAGGTTGCAGAAGCGCTCTGA
- a CDS encoding DUF308 domain-containing protein: MPFMATNVSSGEQATGIKWGALVLLGLLAVIFGLLVVLFPGLSATVLVELIGILIIVFSFSALILAALSPGGWTGSALLAVLAVIGFFFGIATVISPVIMGQVIIVIAGIALFLGGLTGLVLAIGEPHMVHRGLFALQGILAIILGLLISLVPVVGVALMVIVVGAILVIYGIVGIALGYSIRALSKA, encoded by the coding sequence GTGCCCTTTATGGCCACAAATGTGTCTTCTGGCGAACAAGCCACCGGTATAAAGTGGGGAGCTCTTGTCCTCCTCGGTCTTCTTGCAGTGATATTCGGTCTCCTGGTAGTCCTCTTCCCGGGCCTTTCTGCAACCGTGCTCGTGGAACTGATCGGGATCCTGATCATTGTTTTCTCGTTTTCTGCCCTCATTCTTGCTGCTCTCTCGCCGGGTGGCTGGACAGGATCGGCCCTCCTTGCGGTTCTTGCAGTCATCGGGTTCTTCTTTGGGATAGCTACGGTCATCTCGCCTGTCATTATGGGGCAGGTTATCATTGTGATCGCAGGCATTGCCCTGTTCCTGGGTGGCCTTACCGGGCTTGTCCTCGCAATCGGTGAACCGCATATGGTCCACCGGGGACTCTTTGCCCTTCAGGGTATCCTTGCAATTATTCTTGGCCTGCTGATCTCTCTTGTGCCGGTAGTTGGCGTTGCCCTGATGGTAATTGTGGTTGGCGCGATCCTGGTGATCTACGGGATTGTGGGAATTGCTCTCGGGTACAGCATCCGCGCCCTTTCGAAAGCCTGA
- a CDS encoding UPF0147 family protein — MPNPEKTMENCILMLQHIQEDSTIPRNIRRVADETRALLVNNGKAMGLRAAEAISKIDEISNDPNMPIHARTRIWELVSQLETIPLD; from the coding sequence ATGCCAAATCCTGAAAAAACCATGGAAAACTGTATCCTGATGCTGCAGCACATCCAGGAGGACAGCACAATCCCGAGAAACATCCGGCGCGTTGCCGATGAGACCCGGGCGCTGCTTGTAAACAACGGCAAGGCAATGGGCCTGCGCGCTGCAGAAGCAATCTCCAAAATTGATGAAATATCCAACGACCCCAACATGCCCATCCACGCACGGACAAGAATCTGGGAACTCGTATCCCAGCTCGAGACCATCCCGCTGGACTAG
- a CDS encoding Sjogren's syndrome/scleroderma autoantigen 1 family protein: protein MPERKDDDIMAEYLLKGGKMLEKSCPVCGCPLFEYKKKTLCVVCSEKEDAAKLAKAAATAPSAAPRAPHSHEHDAGCSCGGDHDAEPCSCEDEEGGMLAEEIAMTVHALCERINNEKDPNHILTLMSAIKTGTEALEILCRL, encoded by the coding sequence ATGCCCGAAAGAAAAGACGATGATATCATGGCCGAGTATCTCCTTAAAGGGGGGAAAATGCTCGAGAAGTCCTGCCCGGTATGCGGCTGCCCGCTCTTTGAATACAAGAAAAAGACCCTCTGTGTGGTCTGCTCCGAAAAAGAGGACGCGGCAAAGCTCGCGAAGGCTGCTGCCACGGCCCCTTCTGCTGCTCCCAGAGCGCCCCATTCCCACGAACACGATGCAGGATGTTCATGCGGCGGGGATCATGATGCTGAGCCCTGCTCATGTGAAGATGAGGAGGGGGGAATGCTTGCCGAGGAAATCGCAATGACCGTCCACGCGCTCTGCGAACGGATCAACAATGAAAAAGACCCCAACCACATCCTGACCCTCATGTCTGCAATAAAGACCGGGACAGAAGCGCTTGAAATTTTGTGCCGGCTGTGA
- a CDS encoding DEAD/DEAH box helicase, giving the protein MPCISHPLIRPDSIESREYQLGIAMKALDANTMVILPTGLGKTAIALLVAASRLYNEGGKVLMLAPTKPLVEQHLRFFEKYLIAKSPTAPDACQFAMFTGEAPPTERTAEWERSQVIFATPQVVKNDLIAGRYTLQDVALLIVDECHRAVGNYAYVFLARRYHDTAAKPLLLAMTASPGGSQEKVSDVCANLGIAHVENRTENDPDVSPYVHEREVEVHQIDLPAELKSAIHAIHTLIDDRLGLLASLGFAVPKRDRLSMKELAGINAQIQQRIQNRDPAGYSAASVYAECLKLKHAVTLAESQGSEVFKGYIAKLVAEGRGSGGSKASQRLSRDPAFHSLYERTISWAGELHPKPAAVLGIVKEQIDTHPDSRIIIFATFRDTVQLLVDYLTKNGISCERFVGQATKDAEKGLSQKRQIAALARFRAGEFKVLVATSVGEEGLDVPSTDLVIFYEPVPSEIRSIQRKGRTGRSGAGRVVVLATKGTSDDVYRYVSQTKERQMQKNLRQMSGQDITAQQPVMADQTRIEEFTPQGPAIRIDDRETSSKVVEELSGMGAAIRLERLPQGDYAIGDRILVERKTARDFVDTLINRDLLGQAKSLADAVPRPVMVIEGGDIYTQRDMNPNSLRGVLAALAIDMGITLLFTRDEQDTAQMLFVIAKREEGERGERKLHPHKSFTSAKEEQEYIISAFPDIGLKNARLLLAHFGSVQGIVNATLEELVAVKGIGEKTGGKIFELCRRKYG; this is encoded by the coding sequence ATGCCCTGCATCAGCCACCCCCTCATCCGACCTGACAGCATTGAGTCGCGGGAGTACCAGCTCGGGATCGCAATGAAGGCGCTGGATGCAAACACGATGGTGATCCTCCCGACCGGCCTTGGGAAGACCGCGATCGCCCTGCTTGTGGCTGCATCCCGGCTCTACAACGAAGGAGGGAAAGTGCTGATGCTTGCCCCCACAAAGCCGCTCGTGGAACAGCACCTCCGGTTTTTCGAAAAATACCTGATCGCAAAGAGCCCCACCGCTCCCGATGCCTGCCAGTTTGCGATGTTTACGGGAGAAGCACCGCCCACCGAGCGGACAGCGGAATGGGAGCGCTCACAGGTAATCTTTGCCACCCCGCAGGTAGTAAAAAACGATCTTATTGCAGGACGCTACACCCTGCAGGATGTGGCACTCCTCATTGTGGACGAGTGCCATCGGGCTGTAGGAAACTACGCCTATGTTTTTCTTGCCCGGCGTTATCACGACACGGCTGCAAAACCCCTGCTCCTTGCCATGACCGCATCTCCCGGCGGTTCGCAGGAGAAAGTCAGCGATGTCTGTGCTAACCTCGGTATCGCCCATGTCGAGAACCGGACCGAGAACGATCCCGATGTCAGCCCCTATGTCCACGAGCGCGAGGTCGAGGTCCACCAGATCGATCTCCCGGCAGAACTAAAAAGTGCCATCCATGCCATCCACACGCTGATCGATGACCGGCTGGGTCTTCTGGCCTCGCTGGGTTTTGCGGTCCCGAAAAGAGACCGGCTGTCGATGAAGGAACTTGCCGGGATCAATGCGCAGATCCAGCAGCGGATCCAGAACCGTGATCCGGCAGGGTACTCCGCTGCCTCGGTGTACGCGGAGTGCCTCAAGCTCAAGCACGCAGTAACCCTTGCAGAATCACAGGGAAGCGAGGTCTTTAAGGGGTACATCGCAAAACTGGTTGCCGAAGGTAGGGGATCCGGGGGGAGCAAGGCCAGCCAGCGGCTGAGCCGGGACCCGGCCTTCCACTCCTTGTACGAACGGACGATCTCCTGGGCCGGGGAACTGCATCCCAAACCCGCAGCAGTTCTTGGAATCGTAAAAGAGCAGATCGATACTCATCCCGACAGCCGCATCATTATCTTTGCCACCTTCCGGGACACGGTCCAGCTCCTTGTCGATTACCTCACCAAAAACGGGATCTCCTGCGAACGGTTTGTGGGCCAGGCCACAAAGGACGCGGAAAAGGGTCTCTCGCAGAAGAGGCAGATCGCTGCCCTTGCCCGGTTCCGAGCCGGCGAGTTTAAGGTTCTTGTCGCAACATCGGTCGGGGAGGAGGGCCTTGATGTCCCCTCCACCGATCTCGTGATCTTCTACGAGCCGGTCCCCTCCGAAATCCGATCCATCCAGCGCAAGGGACGGACCGGCCGGTCGGGGGCGGGAAGGGTGGTGGTGCTCGCGACAAAAGGCACTTCGGACGATGTATACCGCTACGTGAGCCAGACAAAGGAGCGGCAGATGCAGAAGAACCTGCGGCAGATGAGCGGGCAGGATATCACGGCACAGCAACCGGTCATGGCCGATCAGACCCGGATCGAAGAGTTCACCCCGCAGGGCCCGGCGATACGGATCGACGACCGCGAGACCTCCTCGAAGGTTGTCGAGGAACTCTCCGGGATGGGGGCAGCGATCCGGCTTGAGCGGTTGCCTCAGGGGGACTATGCGATCGGTGACCGGATCCTTGTTGAGCGCAAGACCGCTCGGGACTTTGTCGATACCCTCATCAACCGTGACCTTCTCGGGCAGGCCAAATCTCTTGCGGATGCCGTGCCCCGGCCGGTCATGGTGATCGAGGGGGGCGACATCTACACACAACGGGACATGAACCCGAACTCACTTCGGGGGGTGCTCGCGGCGCTTGCCATCGATATGGGCATCACCCTCCTCTTTACCCGGGACGAGCAGGACACGGCGCAGATGCTCTTTGTGATTGCAAAAAGGGAAGAAGGCGAGCGCGGCGAGCGCAAGCTCCACCCGCACAAATCATTTACCTCGGCAAAAGAGGAGCAGGAATATATCATCTCAGCGTTTCCCGATATCGGCCTGAAAAATGCACGGCTGCTGCTCGCGCATTTTGGATCTGTTCAGGGGATTGTGAATGCGACACTCGAGGAACTTGTGGCGGTGAAAGGAATCGGGGAGAAGACCGGCGGAAAGATATTCGAGCTGTGCCGGAGAAAATACGGATAA